From Candidatus Hydrogenedentota bacterium:
AAACAATTCGCTTTCAAGGAGACTCTCGGTCAAGGCGGCGCAGTTGATCGCCACAAAAGGATGGTCTTTGCGCGCACTGAGTCGATGGATCGCCTGAGCGACCACCTCTTTGCCCGTGCCGCTTTCGCCCAATAATAAAACCGTACTGTCCGTAGGCGACACTTTACGGATTAGCTCTACCACACGGTGCATTGCTTCCGTGCGCCCCACCAACTCTTCAAAAACCGATTGTTCGTAGTGATCTAAATGTAAGGTTGCCGCGCGATTATCCAAGGCCTTTTCGATGGCAAGCGCCACATCAGAGGGGGTACTGCTTCGGGGTAAGTAGAAAAAAGCGCCTTGGCGAATACCATCGAGCGCCTGTTCCATGGCTTCCATATCAAAAAGTAAAATCAAACGGGTTCCCGGGTGGCGCTGCAATACGAAAGAAACGAGGTTTATATCCGTGTCATGGCTGAGAGACCAGTCCAAAACAATAACGCTGCGATCGTGGCGCGTGACGGCGCGCAACAAGCCCGCCGCATCATGACAGCGCTCAATACTGAGTCCGGGCCGCGCCACAAACCGTTCTAAAACCTTTCCGAATTCGATGTCCGCACAGGCAATGAGTATTTTTTCGATTTCTACGGCAGTATTTTTGTCTCTCATTGAAACACCCTATCTTTTCCAGAATCGTATTGTATCATACCGAAACAGCGTTCATGCAGAAAAAGGAGTGGTTTCTTCATGCAAAGAGGCGGCCAATAAAAAAATAATGAGCCTTCCTTCGAGGTACACGGTTTTTCAACCTGCTCAATTTCGTAAGATCCCCTATTTTGGGTCGGCGTCAAAGAAGTTTCTACACCGAGCTGCCGGCGCCTTTGTGAAATATCTTGCAGCAATTTGAATGACGGTCTTCAATTTCACTATGCTATACGCAAGCGATAGGGTTGTATCTTGATCAGAAACATCCATGTTGCGTTGCATAATATGGGGTTCATGGATTTTGTTGGAACACCGCTGCCGCATGACTATTATTTGTGGGAGAAAATCATGGAAAGAGTACTGTCTATTTTCATTCTCGGTTTACTGTTGTTTTCCTCGGTAGGCTGTCAATCATCGCCTTGGAAAAAAGACACCATGCCGCCTGTGGAATTGCTGGATGAAACGAAAGCCGCCACGGGCTCAACGGCTATGCAGTCTGCCTCTGCCCGTCCGGACAGTTTACAAATGGCGACCGGGCAGCGCATCAAGGATATTCCGCTGCCGCTCAAAGCCAAAGAAGATCCTGACCGTACTTATGTTTATGAGTCGAACACGATGCAGCTGGGGCGCATGGTCTATACCGTCCG
This genomic window contains:
- a CDS encoding sigma-54-dependent Fis family transcriptional regulator, with the translated sequence MRDKNTAVEIEKILIACADIEFGKVLERFVARPGLSIERCHDAAGLLRAVTRHDRSVIVLDWSLSHDTDINLVSFVLQRHPGTRLILLFDMEAMEQALDGIRQGAFFYLPRSSTPSDVALAIEKALDNRAATLHLDHYEQSVFEELVGRTEAMHRVVELIRKVSPTDSTVLLLGESGTGKEVVAQAIHRLSARKDHPFVAINCAALTESLLESELF